The Felis catus isolate Fca126 chromosome C2, F.catus_Fca126_mat1.0, whole genome shotgun sequence genomic sequence CACTAATCTCCGCTCTCCCAGCAGGTGCCAGCTGGGCTCCTCTCTCTACAGTGGCTGTCAGGAGACCTGCTGTGACCCCACCGGCTTCCGGACATCCTACCTGGTGTCCAGCCCCTGCCAGACGTCCTGCTACCGACCAAGGACCTCCACGTTCTACAGTCCCTGCCAGACAACGTATTCTGGGTCTCTGGACTTTGGCTCCAATGGCTTTCAATCTTTTGGTTATGGCTCTCCCTTTCTGGGCTTTGGATCCAGTGGTTTCCAATCAATGGGGTGTGGTCCCAATGCTTTTTCATCCCTGAGTTGTAGATCGAGCTTTTATCGTCCAATGTCCTTCTCTTCTAGAAGTTGCCAGTCTGCTTTTTACCAACCAACCTGTGGATCTGACTTCTACTAATCTTATGTTTCAACATAATACCTCCTATGTCTAGAAATAACTACTACATCAAGATCCATGCGACCTATTGATCTCCTGTCCTATCATTAGCTTACAAATTTGACTTATACTGTTACCTATTATGGACTAGAAATAACTTGAATTCCAGTAAttggaaaatatattcattgaaGACAGATGTTGAAGCAGTTTTCTTGTAGTTATACAGATGTAGTACTGAGGCATGTTTCTTTCTTAATATCAACTAGTTATTTCTTCTAGtgcatttgtttcaaattttacaaaatggaaaaatataagcttaaataaaaatatattatatgacCTTCACATATaagattttcatattatttgtttACTCTGTGTCTTCAAAACTACTTTTAAACATCTGAATGGATATTTCTGATATTTgtgtttatcatttaaaatttttttactttagcaAGTAAAgtcatcagggcacctggatggcttgagtaagcatcagactcttgatttcagcttgggtcatggtctcacagggtgtgagtttgagccccatttcaggctctatgcagacagtgcagagcctgcttgggattctctctccctctctctctgcccctcgccttctctcatgctctctctctctctctgtcaaaataaataaataaacatttttttaagtcaaatcaTCAACtgtctttgttttgaaagaaatgattTCATCTTTAATGTCTACTCCATATCTTCACATGATAAAATCtagacatatattttttattgaaaatttttttacgtttatttatttttgagagacagagtgagacaaagtgagaatgagggagaggcagagagagagggagacacaggatcggaagcaggctccaggctctgagctgtcaacacagagcccaatgcggggctcgaacccacagaccatgagatcatgagctgagtcgaagtcggactctcaactgactgagccacccagatgcccctagacatatacttttaagaaaacaaacaattgtGGCCTTTTGTTCTGTATGGAGTGAgaaatttcaatgtttttatgcagaataattataaattgtaaaGGATATTAAACATACTAcataattttagaaagaagatTACTCTAATAACTGTATCCTAAAATATAAGAGAAAGTGGACTGAAATTCTCCAGTAGTAAATTAGACGTTAGTGAATTAGATTTGGTGAGGCTTCCATTAACCCCGTTCTGCTGACATAGAAGAAATCAAGTctcaagtgttgaatcactacattgtacatctgaaactaatataacactgtgtgttaactacaatggaattaaaataaaattttaataataatgggaaaaagagaccaaatctctaaattaaatatataacacaTTCCAATATTTATTAGTAGGCAAGCACAGCAGAGTCAGTCCTGTAAGTTTGGTGAAGTCCCAACATGCTCCTGCTTTGCGGTTGTTTGGTTGATAACACTCATTggaaaacaacaacgacaaaacaAAGCTCAAAGCCAATGCAAATATTCTGTTTCAGCATTCAGCCAAACATCCGGGCAGATGACAACCTTCGAATCAGCACCTCTGTCCCAGATTTTTACCCTCTCAGTCAAGGGCAATGTTACTGAAGGCACAGAGAGCTAAATTCTTACCCACAGGGTAACCGTATATCTTGGCCTATTCTTTCTGGCTTAGCATCCAGTCTCATTTTTTCATGGTCTTAGAGTTTTTACTTATGAGTGATCATTGAATTAATATAAGTGAGATAGGTTTGAGAGGCCTCCACTCTACTTTGGTCATACTTTCAGCTAGTGGGGTATAAGATGCATATATAGTGAACAGAGTCTTTGCTTTAACCAATGTTAAATCTGAAAGAAGACAAGCCTTTTCTTATCCTTCCGTTGTTCACCCTTTTTGAATAAAATCAGATTATTGCTTTTCTTTCGCAGACAGTGTGCAAAGGCATCGCTAAGAAACGATTACACTCCGATACAAACGGTAGGACAGCTCACACATTCAAATCTTGGTGAAgggtcatttgtttttctaacctGGTCGGGACTGCTTTGGCTCTCTTGATGGGGCACAACCTGCAATACGATACACCGTGTTACCAGTGGGTGGAGTTAGTGAGAGATTTGAGAATTACTGATTAGCTGTATATGAAATATGAGCATGCACTTGAGGCTGCCACACCACATATAAAGAATAATTTACATGCCCTTGCTGCCGTCGTTTGACCGCATATTATATTAGTTAAATCTGCAACTATTAGTTTtgtttggaaacattttcttctttaaactttgCAAAATTTTATTCTTAGGAGCAATTACTCAAATGAAAAGTTCATATTCAATGAAGAAGGTAAATACAGAATTTCTGTTATTAAAGCAGGTTGACGGTGAATATATAATCTGAACCATAATTTGAAACTATTTACTATCCACTATGGAGGTCAGCAATGGCACTGACCACATGAAAAGTTAAGAGACAATTTTGCTGAAGAAGCATCAGTAGCTACTTCAAAGTAAAGTAACagttttttccaagtttatttatatttttatgtaaataatctctgcacccaacatgggactcaaactcatgaccctgagatcaagagtcacgtgctctttcaactgagccaaccaggggcccAAAGGTAGTTTTTATGATAATGTGAGGAGAGAAAAATTCTCTAAAGGCCTGATATACAAGGGAAGCCATCTTAGACTTATTTCTAAGTCAGCCTGACTGTACATTAACTTTGTTCAAACCAAAAGCCTGATTGATGGCCGCCATAATGCATTGTATACCTACTTTGTGAATGAGGAGCCTTAAGGAAAACCATCTTGTCCTTGAGATATCGATCATTGCTCCTACTTCCTGCATTCCTTCATTTCACAACTCATGATTTCTACCTATTTGTCAGTCTATAATATTTTTGAACTTTTCCAAGATTGTAAAAAAGTACATAACCCTGTAAAGACTGTTCATTCTCGGGAGCACTTTCTTTCCAGTGAAGATTGTGTTTTCTGGGCAGCTGTCCTAATTGGGGCTTGAGTAAGACTCTATTTTCATTCTATATTAGAGTTCTTGCTGGCAAATCTGCATCACCAAATGCTTCCAAAGATGATTATCATTAGCAGTTGCAAAAGATGTGTTAACATATCACTCGGgtacatacatttttatgtagGTCGAATAACTATGCTAATGATCTTCACGCATGTTAAACCCTAAGTTTTCTCGTGCATTCGAAAAGAACACACACGCAAAAGCAATAGCTGTTGACGTGCTCTTCCATTAGAGTTGTGTTTGTTTTactcttgttcatttgtttcatatcaatttaattattagaccagccgaAGAACCTAAAGAGTGAGAGTAAAATGTTCTCCCAACACCATGTGAAGAATCCAAGGATGTAAAGCTATGGAAAGTTCATGATGCTCTATTTGACAATGTTAATGTGAAGCCATTTAAATAGTtcaaccctggggcgcctgggtggctcagtcggttaagcgtccaacttcagctcaggtcacgatctcgcggtctgtaagttcgagccctgtgtcgggctctgggctgacagcccagagcctggagcctgcttctgattctgtgtctccctctctctctgaccctccccccgttcatgctctgtctctctctgtctcaaaaataaataaacttaaaaaaaaatttaaaaatagttcaacCCGGAAGCTAAAATCATTGGTTGTTGCCtcaggaataataaaaaatacaaatatggtGAAGGGCAACATCATGGCAAAGATGGGTAAGATTCCTGTGGAGAAGCAATAGTTGTAAGTACTGTAAACAAATGACTCCTAATTGTATCCAAAAAAGCTTCAGTATCCTGCTAATCAAACTGGAAGCAGTagtttaaaagctttaaaagcaGTCACATATGTACGCACAGCAGGTTAGTTCGGCAATCAATGCTTTTCTTCACCTCATCTGTAACCTCTGTTGTATTATTAATTATCTTTGTGCTTTTGTGTTGCTGGTTTTAAGGTTATTAGTACGTTATTTTTACATGACAAAGCACacacaaagaattttcttttgtttcttgcttGGGTTAAGTACTCTGCCATGCTGgattctaaatctttttttttttttcctacatctaTGCTATTTCTGCATCTATAATCCTAGTTTACTCTACTCAAGGACTTTCCCATGATTTTTCTCAGATTGCCTCCTTCAACCTGACTCACCAAGATGGGAATAGAATTTACAGTACCTGGGAGATGTCACAAGagtttggtgattttatttttttttaatttcatagagAAGTTTCTAGGGGGTGACAGGATTTGTGTTGGGGAATTTGAAGGGAAGATAAGAAATCTGTCAAGTTGCATAAGAAttatcttcctcttcttgtttattttatctttttaattttcaacaagAAGCTAATTATCTCCAGTTTTTAGCTGCTGGTATTGAACTTGAATATACCAAGTGAGATGTAAgggagctttattttttttgttcttttttaactatttaagTGTTCATAGCATTGGGTATTGAGGAAGGGAACATCATGATGTGACACTAATAATGGCAATTAAACTGAATTGTCATAGCACTCAGGATTTCTAGTGATATCTTCCTGAGAGGAAATCAAATATTTCTCTCTCAGTGTATCATTAGGTATTATAgttaatacacatatttttaaaagaaattagctCATCCTTCCTACAGGTTCTTCTTCTAAactctaaatttattttcagttttactctTTATTATGCATATCGCTCATGAGGCTAATGAAACAAAATGCCATAGGAGTTGAAGGCTATTCATATAAAACAATTTCTGTAGCACAAGAAATTGCTACAGATTCTGTAGCACAAGAAATTGGTACTCTGGTGAAATAAGGggttgcatatttttaaaaaaatcagaaaagaacaataaaagagcTTCAGGAGATCAAATTCTGCTAGATCTTTGATTTATACACTTCGGCAAGCTTCTAATCCTTTGGAGTTTTTATTCCCTTATCTCTGGAAAGGTCTATAAGACAATGTTTATCTTTCTCACAGGGATGTTTGAACATTAAATGGAAGTGGTATATCTGATACCTCTCGCATCCTCCGTTATATCCTCATTCTCTCGCTCAGATCTGGGCACAGATATGGTGAACAATTTCATGCAGACTTCAACCCTCTTTGCCCAGACAGGTCCTCCCCTGCCAAACACAGCACATCTTTCGTTCTTGACCTGGGCTTCTCTGAGGTTACAGCCAGGAAAACAAATGGAGCTCACGGTGAATCTTTCTTTGCACAATGAATAAAGTTCTAGGAAGTTAACATACATCTGGGACAATCTCGAACCAATGGTAGAGATGGGAGCTATTGAATACATGCTTCCACCTATCGATCAGATCCCGGCATAGACAATTCCAAGAGTCATTGTATACATTTCTGAAAAGCCCCAGGAAGATTGGGTCCCCACTGCCCACTGTAACAACAACTAAAAATATGTCCCTTAATGAGATTTTCCTCTCTGATTCTTTCACCTTCCATGATCTCCCCAACCTGCTCCCTGGGATCTTGTGCCAAGTAAACCACCTGCACCCAGTTTTCTGACTTCagattattttggggagacagagattGAAGTTAAGCCTCATAAACATAAATGCTTGTTCAACATTGCTTGGGTGTGTTTCTCTTTGCCTGATTCAGGTTGAACCTTGGAGAAGCATTAGGAGGTTATCCACACTTCCTTAACCCAGTTACTACCCATCTAAGATCACTGTGAATCTTACACATGTTTATAGGCAAGGTTCGGGAACACTTCCCCTGTGGCAGGCAGAGACCCTGGCACTTATGCTAACCAACAGAGAGCATATATAGCACCTGACCTgggagctcattttttttttttctgctgaaaaTCCACACTCAGATTCTAGACTTTGAGGTATGTGTCTGACGATGTGTAGCCTCACCTTATAAATTATATCGTATTCTTGTTGTCTGCATTTCTAGTTTATGTACCAATTTCTTTGTGTTCCTTTATCAGCAAAAACGCATGTCCTTTATTCTCAGGCAAATGTCACTGACAGTGAGACATGTACAATATAGACCTCCAGGAAATGACTACCCCCAACAGGAAACATATCCAATGTCAACAGAAATGTGCTCAAATCTATCATGTGGTAAGTTCACAAACTTGGTTTCAGAGTCATATTGATATTCATCTAAATCTCCCAAATccataaaatacaaacaactacaagcaaataataataataaaaagaagatgaaCAATATATTTGAGTGCCGGATTACATACATTTATtagattaaaattttcattttcaattgcaTTTCAATGAAGCATATATTCAATCAATAGTACAGAATTTAGAACTTAATTTGAGAATACGCATTAAGTTCAGAGTCAGCCAGAAGTCGATGATGCAAGAAACTGATGATTTAGGAATAAAAGATTAGTAGTAAttggtggaaatgaaaatggTGGCTGTGCCAAGTAGAGACTTTGACATCAATTCTCAAAAGCATCTGGACCCTCAACAAGTTGATGTATAGAAGCCAGATTCACAGGTTGGCCTGTAACAGCTCCTCGAGGTAAAGTAGTTAGGGCGGCAGAATCTGGATCCATAAGCCAGCAGAGGGAAGCAATGGACTCTATAACCCAGGGGTCTGAAGCCCTGGGATCCATAGCCCAGTGAGTAGCAGCTTCTGGACCCAAAGCCCACAGACCCAGGGTAAGCAGTCCAGCAGGGGCTGCAGAACGTGGAGGTCCTCGGGAGGGAGCAGGACGTCTGGCAGGGGCTGGACACCACACAGGACGTCCGGCAGCTGGTGGGCTCACAGCAGGTCTCCTGACAGCTGCTGTAGAGGGAGGTGCCCAGCTGGCAGGTGCTGGGAGAGCAGAGGTCAGTGCGGTAGACCAGGTTGCTGGGGTAGGAAGAGCCACAGGAGAAGCTTGGGTAGCGCAGGTAGCCCCCAAGGGAGCGGGAGGAGAAGTTTCCAGAGCAGCAGCTGTAGGACATGTTGAAGGGAGATGTGAGTTCAGCTGAGTTACGGTGAGAAGACTCTGAGGTTGAATGTCGCCTCCTAGACTGGGGCATTTATATACCCTCAGCAGCAGGTGTGGTGGCCTGCATGGTCATCCTTTACGTATTTGTGCGTCTTCATTTACATATGTGTAACTCAGAAATCTCTGTAATTGCAGTTGGATAGTCTCCCACATCTTGTATTTATGGGTGCTATAATTTTGGTGTTACAGCCAAAGCCAATGAACTGCTCCTAGGTCAGAAATACCGTGACTGTATGACATTAATGATCATCCCATCATGATGAGGAAAGCACCAGAGCCAGGAGAGGAAAAGGCTTGTGCTTCCTGCATCTGCTTCTTGTGTATCAACATCTGGTTTTGTTGATGGATGCCTCCCTCCTAAGAGTGGGGAATGAGatcacatcaattttttttttctggtgcatGGATCGGAGGCACAGTTTCTACCTAGATGGAGCCTTCCTTGAAAGATCCCCCTTGTCAGCATTCATTCCCATGCTCCAGAATTACTTGGTGGTAATTCGTTATGCCAACAGTGGAGAGAGATGCACCAAGCACTAGTTACCCACCGCGTCTCTTGTCCAATGAAGAGAGACAAAAGACGTAAAACAAAGACCGAGAGAAATGACCGGACATTGATGGACACCTTGCCACATACCTAAGGATAGGGTGACAACAAAAGGGCGCGGTTGAAACAACCCGGGGAGGATCAATCTAAGTCCATCTCCGGGCAGTCAAGAAAAACACACCACTATGGTGAGGGCAGGGAACAGCGGAAAGAGAACCATATAAGCTTAGGGAGTTTAACCTTTTTTCTAGCGCATTCTTAAATGATGATCTGTTACACCCTGATGTCTTTATACTCAAAAAATTTCAACAGTAGTGTACCTTATGAATTTTGGTGTGCTATC encodes the following:
- the LOC101081242 gene encoding keratin-associated protein 13-1-like, whose protein sequence is MSYSCCSGNFSSRSLGGYLRYPSFSCGSSYPSNLVYRTDLCSPSTCQLGTSLYSSCQETCCEPTSCRTSCVVSSPCQTSCSLPRTSTFCSPCWTAYPGSVGFGSRSCYSLGYGSQGFRPLGYRVHCFPLLAYGSRFCRPNYFTSRSCYRPTCESGFYTSTC
- the LOC101080990 gene encoding keratin-associated protein 13-1-like, translating into MSHNCCSGNISSQSLGGLRYPGSSCGSLYPNNLFFSTNLRSPSRCQLGSSLYSGCQETCCDPTGFRTSYLVSSPCQTSCYRPRTSTFYSPCQTTYSGSLDFGSNGFQSFGYGSPFLGFGSSGFQSMGCGPNAFSSLSCRSSFYRPMSFSSRSCQSAFYQPTCGSDFY